The Atribacterota bacterium nucleotide sequence TGGTGAATTGCAGAGCTCTGACGATTCCGGTAGAGACCTGGCAATTAATTGCGGTACACATAATGGGAACATCTTCAGGGATACGAGCCAGAACATTGACCATTTGGCTGCGGGAATAGTCCAGAGTGTTTTTGGTGTCAAAAAGGATGACATGGTCTTTTGGAAAACCTTCGACGACACCTAGAAAGCCTGCAACCTGCCCTGCGGTTCGCATAGCCGGGACGACTCCCGATTGAGGAAGTTCTCCCACCACAAGGTATCCTTTTTTGACTTGGTCGATACCCCATTTGGCGATGGCTGCCTGGGCTAAATAGCTTCCACTCAGAAAACCGGCGTAAGGATTATTCACCCCAAAAAAAACGTAGCACCAGGCATGGGGATGTCGATGGCAATCACTAGAATTTTCGCGGTGTCAAATTTCTGCATAATAACGGGTCCAAAATTCACATCGGTTTGCAACTCGATGACAAAGTCCACGTTGCGAGTGATAAAACTTTCGGCGTTCGCCAATGTGTAGGGCCACTTAAGCGATTGTCGGCAATGACCAGTTCTATTCCCGCTTCGTCGCAGTTTTTCTTAATTCCTTCTTCGACTGCCATGCAGAAGGTGATGTCTCTCTGGAGGTTGGCAAAGGCAAAGACGTAATTTTTCCCATTACGTGGAGGGGTTACTTTCATGGCTTCCTGCACCATTACTTTGAGAGTATCCGTAGAGAGCATTTCTCCTTTAAAGCTGAGAGGGTCAAACCCCATAAATTCCTTCGCAAAGGCCAGGGTAGACATCATGCCTACAAGTATTATTGAAACAATGATCCACATCGTTTTTGTCACTGTTTTCCACCCCCTAAATAGTTGTAGAATCCTTTTCCCTGTTAGTACTATTCCCTATGTGGCGAAGGTAATGAATCTTTGCTTTCACCTCCCTTCTTTCCAGTCTTCGATTGGATATTGTCCAAACTCCTGGATTGCTTCAAAATAGGCGAAAACGTTCTCGATGGGTGTGTCAGGTTGAATATTATGAGAAGGAGCAATGATATAGCCTCCACCCTTGCCAGCTTCCTGGATTCGCTGTCTCACTTCTTTTTTCACCTCTTGCGGGTTTTTAAAAGGTAAAACTTCCTGTTCATCGACGCCGCCGAAGAGGACCAATTTCCCATACCATTCCCTTTTTAATCTTTGTAGATTCATTCCTGCAGCTTGAGGTTGAATGGGGTTAAGGATATCGAGTCCGATTTCAACGAGGTCGGGGATGATGGGTAAAATGGAACCACAGGAATGATAAGCAATTAAAAGGTCAGGATTTGTTTTTTTCCATTTTTGAAAAAGATACCGATACCGGGGCTTAAAATGTTTTCGGAATGTCTCTGGGGCAAGAAGCATTCCTTTTTGGGTACCGAAGTCGTCGCCTGCCCATAACACGTCTACGCCAAGTTTAACCATTTTTTGACCACAGGGTAGAGCATAATCTTCGAGAATTCGATCAAGGAGTGTCCATACATATTCCTTTTCTAAGGCAAGGTCGATGAGGAATTTTTCCATACTTACCAGATTCCACGAGAGTTCAAAGATGGTTGCTTCTAAGTCACCGATGATGGCGTATGAAGAGGAATATTTCTGAACCTGGGTGGTTGCCTTTTCCCACCTTTTCGGATCCGAGGCTAAGGGGAGAGGATAATTCAAAATATCTTCCGGAGTCTCAGCGTTTTCTAAAGGTCTTTGAATAATTTCATCGTAAAAACCAACTCTCCGGTACACCAGGCCAAATTCGTCGATAAGCTTGCCATCCTACCGGATTCGTGTTGCTCCGTTTGCCCCACGTCCCGGTCCGATACCCACGGCGTCATTGCCAAGGGTTAGGAGAATCTGCGTATGGGAGATGCGGGTTGAAAGAAATGAATCTTCAAGTTCTAAGGGAAGATCGAGTATTCCCCCAGCTTCATCGCCACCTGGGGTGTCAGAGTGGTAAACGTTGGAACTCGGTCTCCCTCTTCAAAGTGGATGGCTTTTAAAAACCGCTCACGAGGTTTCATCCATTTCCCACTCCCTTTATATGGGCTATGCGCACTTCTATACCCATTTCTTGCAGGGTTTTCAAGGTTTGAGCATCGATAGCGCTGTCGGTAACGATAACGTTGATGGACGCGAGATCGGCGACTTTGAAGAAAGCCTGGTCCTGAAACTTCCGACTTTCGGCAACCACGATGACTTTTCGGGCAGAGCGAATCATGACCTTTTTAAGGTGTACTTCGAGTTCGAAGACATCGGCAATCGCTTTTTGGCTCAAGGAAATGGCTTTGACGCCCAGAAAAAGACAGTCGGCAAGGTAATTTTGGATGGCGGCTTCCGCCTGCGGACCGATAAAAGACATGGAAAGGGGATGAAGAGTACCACCGGTAGCGATGACACTGACATTCTGGTTGCGGGCTAAGGAAATGCAGATATCAAGTGAAGTGGTAAGGATGGTGACTCGAATGGTGGGATCGATGTTGCGGGCTACCTGCAGAGCGGTGGTGCTGGCATCGAAGATGAGGCAGTCCCCATCTTCGATGAGTTTTGCCCCTTCTTTGCCGATGGCTTCTTTAATGTCTCGGTTGGTGACCCCGCGAAGAGAAAAAGGAATTTCCGTACTGCCCTTTTTGATCCGCACAGCGCCGCCATAAATGCGCCGTAGTAATTTTTGTTCATCCAAGGTTTTGAGGTCCTGGCGGACGGTGTCTTCACTGACGCCGAAAATTTCTTTGAGTTCTTTCACCGAAACGGTTTTTTTCTCTTCCAGGATTTCCAAAATTTTCAATCGCCGCTCTTCGGCAATCATTCGAATCCTCCCACAGATTCCATGAATAATTTTGTTATTTGTACCTGAATTTGTCAATTACTCAAAAAAGACCCTTCAAAGTAGGGGTAATTTAGGAAAGATTTCCGGAAAAAATTTCTCAGATATTGGGTTAAAATTTATTTTTCTGGAAACCTTATTTTCGAAGGTCTTTCTTGACGTAGGGTAGAAAGAGGAGTATGGTACAAGAGTAAAGTTGGAAAGAGGGAATAAAAATGAGAGGAAAGTGTCTTTTTGGGCCGATATGGTCGAGGCGTTTAGGGAGCTCGCTGGGAATTAATCTGACACCGTATAAAACTTGTAATCTTGACTGTGTTTACTGTGAATGTGGTTTGACCACCGTTTTGACTGTAAGGCGCAAGGAATACATCCCTCCAGAAGAGGTGATAGAAAATCTGGCTCGTTACAGGGAATCCCTACGGTTCCGGGAAGTTCCTCCCTCGTATCTTACTTTTGCTGGCTTTGGAGAGCCAACTCTGAATAGTGGGCTGG carries:
- a CDS encoding sugar ABC transporter substrate-binding protein: MNNPYAGFLSGSYLAQAAIAKWGIDQVKKGYLVVGELPQSGVVPAMRTAGQVAGFLGVVEGFPKDHVILFDTKNTLDYSRSQMVNVLARIPEDVPIMCTAINCQVSTGIVRALQFT
- a CDS encoding uroporphyrinogen decarboxylase family protein; the encoded protein is MYRRVGFYDEIIQRPLENAETPEDILNYPLPLASDPKRWEKATTQVQKYSSSYAIIGDLEATIFELSWNLVSMEKFLIDLALEKEYVWTLLDRILEDYALPCGQKMVKLGVDVLWAGDDFGTQKGMLLAPETFRKHFKPRYRYLFQKWKKTNPDLLIAYHSCGSILPIIPDLVEIGLDILNPIQPQAAGMNLQRLKREWYGKLVLFGGVDEQEVLPFKNPQEVKKEVRQRIQEAGKGGGYIIAPSHNIQPDTPIENVFAYFEAIQEFGQYPIEDWKEGR
- a CDS encoding DeoR/GlpR family DNA-binding transcription regulator; protein product: MIAEERRLKILEILEEKKTVSVKELKEIFGVSEDTVRQDLKTLDEQKLLRRIYGGAVRIKKGSTEIPFSLRGVTNRDIKEAIGKEGAKLIEDGDCLIFDASTTALQVARNIDPTIRVTILTTSLDICISLARNQNVSVIATGGTLHPLSMSFIGPQAEAAIQNYLADCLFLGVKAISLSQKAIADVFELEVHLKKVMIRSARKVIVVAESRKFQDQAFFKVADLASINVIVTDSAIDAQTLKTLQEMGIEVRIAHIKGVGNG